The following proteins are encoded in a genomic region of Chloroflexota bacterium:
- a CDS encoding cupin domain-containing protein — translation MELDDFNRWLSERHMGGMWNMSRGPAEEVKPCIWKWDDIHTALTTAAALVPIDAVAMRTIQLKNPGLSGRMSNTLHFSVQCLMPGERTKAHRNLVSETRFVLQAPTGAEFVVDGESFPMSSGDVVTTPNWSWHDHHNGGNEPAIWLDGMDTRLVGIGKGMNERFGQDQQPIELPEGYSNRLVAHAKPSWIGWDRPTPPPHRYPWAETYAALTALREQEIEGHPCDGLQLTFTNPLTGGPTLPTYACEIQLFNPRQKAGTHRHNSTTIYHAYRGSGVTTIEGERFEWSQGDIFIVPPWTWHAHENASDTDAILYSISDWPAMKALALYREETQESR, via the coding sequence ATGGAGCTAGACGACTTTAATCGATGGCTCAGCGAGCGACATATGGGCGGCATGTGGAACATGTCGCGGGGTCCGGCTGAGGAGGTGAAGCCGTGCATCTGGAAGTGGGATGACATTCACACGGCGCTCACGACCGCCGCTGCGCTCGTCCCTATCGACGCCGTCGCCATGCGTACGATTCAGCTCAAGAACCCTGGCCTCAGCGGCCGCATGAGCAACACCCTCCACTTTTCGGTGCAATGCCTCATGCCTGGAGAGCGGACGAAGGCGCATCGCAACCTGGTCAGCGAGACGCGCTTCGTGCTGCAGGCGCCCACCGGGGCGGAGTTCGTCGTGGACGGCGAATCGTTTCCCATGTCTTCCGGAGACGTGGTGACCACACCCAATTGGAGCTGGCATGACCACCACAACGGAGGCAACGAGCCGGCCATCTGGCTGGACGGGATGGACACGCGGCTCGTGGGCATCGGCAAGGGCATGAACGAGCGCTTCGGCCAGGATCAGCAGCCCATCGAGCTGCCGGAGGGTTATTCGAACCGTCTCGTCGCCCATGCCAAGCCGTCCTGGATCGGGTGGGATAGGCCCACCCCGCCTCCGCACCGGTATCCGTGGGCGGAAACGTACGCGGCGCTCACGGCATTGCGCGAGCAAGAGATCGAGGGTCATCCTTGCGATGGGTTGCAGCTCACCTTCACGAACCCGCTGACGGGGGGGCCGACGCTGCCGACGTACGCCTGCGAGATCCAGCTTTTCAATCCGCGGCAGAAGGCCGGCACCCACCGACACAACAGCACGACGATCTACCACGCGTATCGCGGGAGCGGCGTGACGACGATCGAGGGTGAGCGATTTGAGTGGTCCCAGGGTGACATCTTCATCGTGCCACCGTGGACCTGGCACGCTCACGAGAACGCGTCCGATACGGACGCGATCCTCTATTCCATCAGCGACTGGCCCGCAATGAAGGCGCTGGCGCTGTACCGCGAGGAGACGCAAGAATCGCGCTAA
- a CDS encoding M24 family metallopeptidase — MMSPSELPVPRFSLAERDRRWAAVRKRMAEQGVDALVCVYHTGHHNHWQADLQYLSQIGGNNVDASLVFPLEGEPTGFVINPYYEGPAARDWMSDFRVTRRAWGDLIAERIKELGLEKGTIAISGLRDHLRAPEGIVPSGTLDRIRELVPNAAIVNGTWICQEPRMVKSAEEIRFLEKSVELIERSVDAMYRTARPGVRESEVYAWMIWEQIANGGDMPTLLSWLSGPWGRVSQRLLQATTRLLQKDDMIFNEIEARYGGYCAQQVQPMCVGRIPPEVEEQFKWQGEAFEAVREIMRPGTTFDELIHAAEIVGRKSDRFESSLTLHGRGLGEDWPLLMGRYSPEVGQMQLQERMVFIMKPTVRRKNAQLRGEGIVWGDTIEVTSSGGRRLGKRPRAFLQIEDL, encoded by the coding sequence ATGATGTCACCATCCGAGCTGCCCGTTCCGCGGTTCTCTCTCGCCGAGCGGGACCGGCGATGGGCCGCAGTACGCAAGAGGATGGCGGAGCAGGGCGTGGACGCCCTCGTCTGCGTCTACCACACGGGACACCACAATCACTGGCAGGCGGACCTGCAGTACCTGTCGCAGATCGGCGGCAACAACGTCGACGCGTCGCTCGTGTTCCCGCTGGAGGGCGAGCCGACCGGCTTCGTCATCAATCCGTACTACGAGGGGCCCGCGGCGCGTGATTGGATGAGCGATTTTCGGGTCACGCGACGCGCGTGGGGAGACCTCATCGCGGAACGGATCAAGGAGCTGGGGCTCGAAAAGGGAACCATCGCCATCTCTGGGCTGCGGGACCACCTCCGCGCCCCCGAGGGGATCGTTCCTTCAGGGACGCTCGATCGCATTCGTGAGCTTGTCCCGAACGCGGCGATCGTCAACGGAACGTGGATCTGCCAGGAGCCCCGAATGGTGAAGAGCGCCGAGGAGATTCGGTTCCTGGAGAAATCGGTCGAGTTGATCGAGCGCTCCGTCGACGCAATGTACCGAACGGCGCGTCCCGGCGTACGGGAGAGCGAAGTGTATGCGTGGATGATTTGGGAACAGATCGCCAACGGCGGCGATATGCCCACGCTGCTGTCGTGGCTATCGGGCCCCTGGGGCCGCGTCTCCCAGCGGCTGCTCCAAGCCACGACGCGTCTGCTCCAAAAAGACGACATGATCTTCAACGAGATCGAGGCGAGATACGGCGGCTACTGTGCGCAGCAGGTCCAGCCGATGTGCGTGGGGCGCATCCCACCCGAAGTCGAGGAGCAATTCAAGTGGCAAGGCGAGGCGTTTGAAGCCGTGCGCGAGATCATGCGCCCGGGCACGACGTTCGACGAGCTGATTCACGCGGCCGAGATCGTGGGCCGAAAGTCCGATCGGTTCGAATCGAGCCTCACCCTGCATGGTCGCGGGCTCGGAGAGGATTGGCCGCTCCTCATGGGCCGGTATTCTCCCGAGGTCGGGCAGATGCAGCTTCAGGAGCGAATGGTGTTCATCATGAAGCCGACCGTTCGTCGCAAAAACGCCCAGCTGCGGGGCGAAGGCATCGTGTGGGGCGATACGATCGAGGTGACCTCATCGGGCGGCCGGCGCCTGGGAAAGCGCCCACGCGCGTTTCTCCAGATCGAGGACCTCTGA
- a CDS encoding dihydrodipicolinate synthase family protein, with protein sequence MYTPEDLHGLNAMIPACAKDVEIGLDSDDTVDVDNLTECVDKLIRDGINVVSAMGSYGEFHTLTENEFKTMTKATLDAVNKRVPVFIGVTSLNSREVVRKAKIARDLGAEGIFTGVPFYYPPTVDNAIQFYHDLADYFPNLSIQIYHNPPLHNIHIPVSAFPKITEKRNVVSMKDSHRSTMEFIRLIDVTKGKISVFVNQMQYYPYHELGARGFWSTDVSMGPWPLLRLRNCTDANDGEGAKEVLRDIQAIATGSQDFGGPQDNARKLGASRTGYANQGPNRPPFVVVRPESLEKAIQRAEGWARLNAKYRPLVEAPVAAGRA encoded by the coding sequence GTGTACACACCGGAAGACCTCCACGGTCTGAACGCCATGATCCCCGCATGCGCGAAGGACGTGGAGATAGGGCTTGACTCAGACGACACCGTCGACGTCGACAACCTCACGGAGTGTGTGGACAAGCTGATCCGCGACGGCATCAACGTCGTATCGGCGATGGGGAGCTACGGTGAGTTCCACACCCTGACCGAGAACGAGTTCAAGACGATGACCAAGGCGACGCTCGACGCCGTGAACAAGCGGGTGCCCGTGTTCATCGGCGTGACGAGCCTCAATAGCCGCGAAGTCGTTCGCAAGGCGAAGATCGCGCGCGACCTCGGGGCGGAAGGAATCTTCACCGGTGTTCCCTTTTACTACCCGCCCACGGTGGACAACGCCATCCAGTTCTACCACGACCTAGCGGACTACTTTCCGAATCTCTCGATCCAGATCTACCACAATCCTCCGTTGCACAACATCCACATCCCCGTCTCCGCGTTTCCGAAGATCACGGAGAAGCGGAACGTGGTGTCGATGAAGGACAGCCATCGTTCCACGATGGAATTCATCCGTTTGATTGACGTAACGAAGGGGAAGATCAGCGTGTTCGTCAATCAGATGCAGTACTACCCGTACCACGAGCTCGGGGCCCGGGGCTTCTGGTCCACGGACGTCTCCATGGGCCCATGGCCGCTGCTCAGGCTGCGGAACTGCACGGATGCGAATGACGGCGAGGGGGCGAAAGAGGTGCTGCGGGACATCCAGGCCATCGCCACCGGGAGCCAGGACTTCGGCGGCCCGCAGGACAACGCCCGTAAGCTGGGCGCCAGTCGAACCGGATACGCCAATCAGGGCCCGAACCGCCCGCCCTTCGTGGTTGTGCGGCCGGAGTCCCTCGAGAAGGCTATCCAGCGAGCCGAGGGCTGGGCTCGGCTCAACGCGAAGTACCGACCGCTGGTGGAAGCGCCAGTCGCCGCAGGGCGCGCGTAA
- a CDS encoding amidohydrolase family protein, translated as MARAYRLISADSHLEIAPNRWTGRVPAKHRDHAPRLVELEDGGHGVIVENRPLYVLGLAVTGKPYQEHQLSGIRYGEGPGTASPEQRLKEQDLDGVDAEVMYTSAGNGGFWRGIGNDEAYRAVIHAYNEFLAEEYCAVDRDRLLAMPVIPSTSVNDAVAEMEYCKKAGLKGVALNSFPSGKGYPTAEDDRFWAAACDLDMPISVHIGFIGREGPVFQYSKHPTAAGFGTDPVRLLTRFGGGISQNAIQLIFAGVFDRFPELRIYWAETMIGWVPYFYEQVDDIYERCRYYAEREYGLPPLKRRPSEYIKDHCIWGFLHDPWGVKVRHDVGVKNAMWGNDFPHSAGNWPNSREILDEMFAGVPDDERNRLVCQNAVEFFHLDDLKN; from the coding sequence ATGGCACGCGCGTATCGCCTCATATCCGCGGACTCGCATCTCGAAATCGCGCCCAATCGATGGACGGGGCGCGTCCCGGCGAAGCATCGCGACCACGCGCCGCGGCTCGTGGAGCTGGAGGACGGCGGGCACGGCGTGATCGTCGAGAATCGCCCGCTCTACGTTCTGGGCCTGGCCGTGACCGGAAAGCCATATCAGGAGCACCAGCTCTCGGGCATTCGCTACGGTGAAGGGCCGGGGACGGCGAGCCCCGAGCAGCGGCTGAAGGAGCAAGACCTCGACGGCGTAGACGCCGAGGTGATGTACACCTCGGCCGGCAACGGGGGCTTCTGGCGCGGCATCGGCAACGACGAGGCCTACCGGGCCGTCATCCACGCCTACAATGAGTTCCTCGCCGAGGAATACTGCGCGGTCGACCGCGATCGCCTCCTCGCCATGCCCGTCATCCCGAGCACCAGCGTGAACGACGCCGTCGCGGAGATGGAGTACTGCAAGAAGGCGGGACTAAAGGGCGTGGCCCTCAACTCCTTCCCCAGTGGCAAGGGCTATCCGACGGCGGAAGACGATCGCTTCTGGGCGGCCGCGTGCGACCTCGACATGCCCATCTCCGTTCACATCGGCTTCATTGGACGCGAGGGGCCGGTGTTCCAATACTCGAAGCACCCAACCGCGGCGGGATTCGGCACCGACCCGGTGCGCCTCCTGACCCGGTTCGGGGGCGGGATCAGCCAGAACGCGATCCAGCTCATTTTCGCGGGCGTCTTCGATCGATTCCCGGAGCTGCGGATCTACTGGGCCGAGACGATGATCGGCTGGGTCCCCTATTTCTACGAGCAGGTCGACGACATCTACGAGCGATGCCGGTACTATGCCGAGCGCGAGTACGGGCTTCCCCCTCTGAAGCGACGGCCGAGCGAATACATCAAGGACCACTGCATCTGGGGCTTTCTCCATGATCCTTGGGGGGTCAAGGTCCGGCACGATGTAGGCGTGAAGAATGCCATGTGGGGCAACGACTTTCCGCATTCGGCCGGCAACTGGCCCAACTCGCGCGAGATCCTCGACGAGATGTTCGCCGGCGTGCCGGACGACGAGCGGAACCGACTCGTCTGTCAGAACGCTGTCGAGTTCTTCCATCTCGACGATCTGAAGAACTGA
- a CDS encoding amidohydrolase family protein: MDRRDGGENHMEIKYGLVSCDSHGQLDRDAFTSRMSEAKWGDRIPQVVEVEDHGERVERWTVNGKLQSGGVVNCPAAMHEKRYYPKRWEEVPRKVYDPAARLRALDEDGIDAEVLFPNTPIQGFNFCFGDPEYEMACVQAYNDALGEWARYSDRYIPVAIIPYLSPIESVVAQVQRAVDHGHRGIVILAEPGMALKGARHLNDPYWDPLWAACQEMNIPINWHGSAGLASELAVPRWEGFSTRQFHTVSTGRLCATPSQLIPYLLLTGILDRYPRLKWACAETGMGWMAYVLEACDHEWERRRLWTEGVLSRPSDAFRRQIYVDFWFERSGIELREFIGVDNIMWESDYPHITSTYPDSWEHVERVVAGVPDDERKKLLYENALRLYRLA, encoded by the coding sequence ATGGATCGCCGTGACGGAGGCGAGAACCATATGGAGATCAAGTACGGCCTGGTGAGCTGTGATTCACACGGCCAGCTCGACCGAGACGCGTTCACCAGTCGGATGTCTGAGGCGAAGTGGGGAGATCGCATCCCCCAGGTTGTGGAGGTCGAGGACCACGGAGAGCGGGTCGAGCGTTGGACCGTCAACGGCAAGCTGCAGAGCGGCGGTGTCGTCAATTGCCCCGCGGCGATGCACGAGAAACGCTACTACCCCAAGCGGTGGGAGGAGGTCCCCCGGAAGGTGTACGACCCGGCGGCGCGTCTGCGTGCGCTCGACGAAGATGGCATCGACGCCGAGGTGCTGTTCCCCAACACGCCGATTCAAGGGTTCAACTTCTGCTTCGGCGACCCGGAATACGAGATGGCGTGCGTACAGGCATATAACGACGCGCTCGGCGAGTGGGCCAGGTACAGCGACCGGTACATTCCCGTGGCGATCATTCCGTACCTCAGCCCTATAGAGAGCGTCGTGGCGCAGGTCCAGCGGGCGGTCGACCATGGACATCGGGGGATCGTGATCTTGGCGGAGCCAGGGATGGCCTTGAAGGGCGCCAGGCACCTGAACGATCCGTACTGGGATCCCCTCTGGGCGGCGTGCCAGGAGATGAACATCCCGATCAACTGGCACGGCTCGGCCGGCCTGGCCAGCGAGCTGGCGGTGCCGAGATGGGAAGGGTTTTCGACGCGGCAGTTTCATACGGTGTCGACCGGTCGGCTCTGCGCAACGCCGTCGCAGCTCATCCCGTATCTCCTGCTGACGGGAATCCTCGACCGATATCCGCGTCTCAAATGGGCCTGCGCCGAGACTGGGATGGGATGGATGGCATACGTCCTCGAGGCCTGCGACCACGAGTGGGAGCGGCGTCGACTGTGGACCGAGGGAGTCCTAAGCCGCCCCAGCGACGCGTTCCGGCGCCAGATCTACGTCGACTTCTGGTTCGAACGGTCGGGAATCGAGCTGCGGGAGTTCATCGGGGTCGACAATATCATGTGGGAATCCGACTATCCACACATCACGTCCACCTATCCCGATTCGTGGGAGCACGTAGAGCGCGTGGTGGCCGGCGTGCCCGACGACGAGCGCAAGAAGCTTCTCTACGAAAACGCGCTCCGGCTGTATCGGCTCGCTTGA
- the thiD gene encoding bifunctional hydroxymethylpyrimidine kinase/phosphomethylpyrimidine kinase gives MKPIDPQRPGVALTIAGSDSSGGAGVQADLRTFALLGVHGVCAVTALTAQNPRGVIDVLPVHPEFVGGQIDAVAQDFGIGATKTGMLAERGVVEMVAAKVREHGLQPLVIDPVLVATTGRRLLDHDGLSALVSQLLPLATVVTPNIDEAEALTGRSARTPTAIRDVARHLHALGPGAVVVKGGHARDADAAIDVLFDGHGFREFSGPRYAVQAVHGTGCAFSAAIAACLARGDDLPTAVAGAKSVVAAGIRRAIVAGDGSYLVNTVSRAADS, from the coding sequence ATGAAGCCGATCGACCCCCAGCGCCCCGGGGTCGCCCTCACGATCGCCGGGTCGGATTCGTCCGGTGGGGCCGGCGTTCAAGCCGATTTGCGGACCTTCGCCCTGCTCGGTGTCCATGGCGTATGCGCAGTCACCGCGCTCACCGCGCAGAACCCCCGCGGCGTCATCGACGTGCTGCCCGTTCATCCCGAATTCGTGGGTGGACAGATCGATGCCGTGGCGCAGGACTTCGGCATCGGCGCGACGAAGACGGGCATGCTCGCGGAACGGGGCGTCGTCGAGATGGTCGCCGCGAAGGTGCGCGAGCACGGGCTCCAGCCGCTCGTGATCGATCCGGTCCTCGTCGCGACGACGGGGAGGCGGCTGCTCGACCATGACGGGCTATCGGCTCTCGTCTCCCAGCTGTTGCCCCTAGCCACCGTCGTGACGCCGAACATCGACGAGGCCGAAGCGCTGACCGGGCGATCGGCTCGAACGCCGACCGCAATTCGCGATGTGGCCCGTCACCTTCACGCGCTCGGGCCGGGCGCGGTCGTGGTGAAAGGGGGGCATGCGAGGGACGCGGACGCGGCCATCGACGTGCTCTTCGACGGACACGGCTTTCGGGAGTTCAGCGGGCCACGATACGCGGTGCAGGCGGTGCACGGCACCGGATGCGCCTTCTCCGCGGCCATCGCGGCCTGCCTCGCCCGCGGCGACGATCTTCCGACGGCCGTCGCAGGCGCAAAGAGCGTCGTCGCCGCGGGAATTCGGCGCGCGATTGTTGCGGGTGACGGCAGCTACTTGGTCAATACCGTGTCGCGTGCAGCCGATTCATAA
- a CDS encoding amidohydrolase family protein, protein MPRAAWDPVERLKAMDADGVDASVLYPTVAGVGGETFGRITDPALELACVQAYNDWVIDEWASTSERFIPQCIVPLYPIAAAVAELDRAVDRGHRGLIYPAIPMELRDVPHINGPEYDPLWAACERLRVPVCFHSGSAASIQVPAASDMPPRIAAAFTSIARSASTVSIVVNLLVSRILLRHPALRVVFAESSLGWGAYQLEFADQQAREDGLHLEGYDLTPSEMFKRQCYLTGWYGRAGILTRGFIGSANIMWSTNFPLETSTWPESRTQIERSFAGVPDDEREQMLWGNAARLYKL, encoded by the coding sequence GTGCCTCGGGCCGCGTGGGACCCCGTGGAGCGATTGAAGGCGATGGATGCTGACGGCGTCGACGCCTCGGTGCTGTATCCGACAGTTGCGGGGGTTGGGGGAGAGACGTTTGGTCGGATCACCGATCCGGCCCTCGAGCTTGCTTGTGTCCAGGCGTACAACGATTGGGTGATCGATGAGTGGGCCTCGACGAGCGAGCGGTTCATTCCCCAGTGCATCGTTCCGCTCTACCCCATCGCCGCCGCCGTGGCGGAGCTGGATCGGGCGGTGGATCGCGGCCATCGGGGTTTGATCTATCCCGCGATACCGATGGAGCTGCGCGACGTTCCTCACATCAACGGGCCCGAGTACGATCCGTTGTGGGCGGCGTGCGAGCGATTGCGGGTGCCCGTGTGCTTCCATTCTGGCTCCGCGGCGTCGATCCAGGTGCCTGCCGCGTCGGACATGCCGCCTCGAATCGCGGCCGCGTTCACGTCAATCGCTCGGTCGGCGAGCACGGTGTCCATCGTGGTGAATCTTCTGGTCTCGCGGATTCTGCTGCGCCACCCCGCTCTCCGCGTGGTCTTCGCGGAGAGCTCCCTGGGCTGGGGCGCCTATCAGCTCGAGTTTGCCGACCAGCAGGCGCGAGAAGATGGGCTGCACCTCGAGGGATACGACCTCACGCCATCGGAGATGTTCAAGCGGCAGTGTTACCTCACGGGCTGGTACGGCCGCGCCGGAATCCTTACGCGCGGGTTCATCGGCTCGGCCAACATCATGTGGTCCACGAACTTCCCCCTCGAGACCTCCACCTGGCCCGAGTCGCGGACGCAGATCGAGCGAAGTTTTGCTGGAGTTCCCGACGACGAGCGCGAACAGATGCTGTGGGGCAACGCCGCGCGGCTCTACAAGCTCTGA
- a CDS encoding CARDB domain-containing protein, producing the protein MLRSVLFSVLLFGSIPFLLGPFAHSAVAEQPSDTPTPTPTITLTPGLTDTPTSTPTPTPVLNPPPGLPDLTVAVTAPPVPVPAGAQVLFNVTISNEGAAPSAATTLSDVIPPGAAPGLVPPGCRVTLVEIVCPVPSVPAGGSASLVIGLVATGDTPVITNGVVVDPANQVTETDETNNVDFVGVPVLPPPPPPPQPPAPGQPTATPAALPTPTAVPAPPPPPPAQPPVSGPLWLHILAPTQAYSVTNAPLWVAQPDEWYYVVRQEGGWALAIWEGDTPEWSVWIQLDARVELTPTHVPSARPPAQQLWLVVFAPTQAFSVNMDPLWVAQPGEWYRVTQQEEGWALAYWEGDSPANQVWIQLDSRVQLTTA; encoded by the coding sequence ATGCTTCGAAGCGTGCTCTTTTCCGTTCTGCTTTTTGGATCGATCCCGTTCCTCCTCGGCCCGTTCGCCCACTCCGCGGTCGCGGAACAGCCGTCAGACACGCCGACCCCGACCCCCACAATCACGCTCACGCCGGGGCTAACCGATACGCCGACGTCCACGCCGACGCCGACCCCCGTGCTCAATCCACCGCCGGGGCTGCCCGACCTGACCGTCGCGGTGACCGCGCCCCCGGTTCCCGTGCCAGCGGGAGCGCAGGTCTTGTTCAACGTGACGATCAGCAACGAGGGCGCTGCGCCATCAGCCGCGACGACGCTCAGCGACGTAATCCCACCTGGCGCCGCCCCTGGACTCGTGCCGCCCGGGTGCCGCGTCACGCTGGTCGAAATCGTCTGTCCCGTCCCCAGTGTCCCAGCGGGCGGTAGCGCGTCCCTGGTCATCGGCCTCGTGGCGACGGGCGACACGCCCGTTATCACCAATGGCGTGGTCGTCGATCCGGCGAACCAGGTCACGGAGACGGACGAGACCAACAACGTGGATTTCGTTGGTGTTCCGGTCCTGCCGCCACCGCCGCCGCCTCCGCAACCGCCCGCTCCCGGGCAGCCAACGGCGACTCCGGCCGCCCTGCCGACGCCGACCGCGGTCCCGGCGCCGCCTCCTCCCCCGCCTGCGCAGCCGCCCGTCTCCGGCCCACTGTGGCTGCACATACTGGCTCCAACGCAGGCGTATTCGGTGACCAACGCGCCGTTATGGGTCGCGCAGCCAGATGAGTGGTACTACGTCGTTCGCCAGGAAGGCGGCTGGGCGCTCGCCATCTGGGAGGGGGACACGCCGGAGTGGTCGGTGTGGATCCAGCTCGACGCCCGGGTCGAGCTGACGCCGACCCACGTTCCATCTGCGCGGCCACCGGCCCAGCAGCTCTGGCTCGTCGTATTCGCCCCGACCCAGGCCTTCTCGGTCAACATGGATCCGTTATGGGTGGCGCAGCCCGGTGAGTGGTACCGCGTCACGCAGCAAGAGGAAGGCTGGGCGCTCGCCTACTGGGAGGGCGACTCGCCCGCAAATCAGGTCTGGATTCAGCTCGATTCGCGCGTGCAGCTCACAACTGCCTGA